The sequence CAGCAGGACTGGTAGCCAGATGCGGAGCCAAATCGGAAGGCTTGGCGGCTCCCTTTTCCTGAACTAGTTCAAGCACCGTAAGCTGGGCGTCGGTAAGCGTGGGAGCAAGCTTTGTATCCATATGAACCTTATAATCTTTAAGAATTTTATGCCATATTTTACTGAATTCAAAGGAGTTCACAGTTGTTCCTTCCTTTCTTGGCGAAAGATCCGTTATTAAGATATGTTCGCGGAAGAGTTTCCTTTTCCTGCAAGTGGAAAAAAATAAATAACTCCGTGAACTTTTACCCACAGAATAGACGTATTAATCAGTTTTCTTCCCATAAAAAAGGCATCCGCGCCTCTGTCGAAAAGAAGCGGCGGATACCTTTTGCGGTTTCTGCCGATATCGATAAATTCCGCTTTAATTCACGGAAATTTGCACGCTGATGATCTCGTCTTTCTTCTCCAGCGGAACAAGAAGCTTGCCAGTCGAACGCCGGTCGGCGATTGGCGCGGCTTCCGAAGAGAAAGGGTGCAGCGCCCCTTCGCGTGTAATGGCAGTCAGTTCGAACGGTTCTCTGCAGTAAAATGCACCGATAATGCGGCTGCCGTTCGGACGGACGCGCTTGCCTTCCTTGAATTCAAATGTCGGCAATCCCTTGCCGCCCCGGCTCTGCGGCATATAATCCAGCAGCAGGCTTCGCTTACCGTAGCCCAGCTCAGTCACAACCAGAACCTCTCCCTCGTCATCCGAGACGCGGAAGCAGGACACCACCTCATCGCCTTCGCGAAGCTGAATCCCTTTTACGCCGGCGGCCACGCGGCCCATCGGGTTGACTTCGCTCTCGCGGAAGCGGATGCTCATGCCTTCCTTGGTGACTAGCATTAGATCTTTGTCTCCACTGCTCAGCATAACGGTCAGTACCTCGTCCTCCGCACCCACCTTGCATGCGGCGACGGGGCCGCTGCGGCTGGTGGAGTATTCCTTAAGCTCAGTCCGTTTCACCTGTCCCTTGCGGGTAACAAAGAACAGGCTTTGGCCAGCCTCTTCGAAATTGCTTACAGGTATCATTCCGGCTATGCTGTCTCCCTTGCCCAGACTGATCACGTTTACGATCGCGGTGCCCGGATCCTTCCATTTGAACTCCGGAATCTGATGGACCGGCAGCAGGAAATATTGCCCTTTGCGCGTAAATACCAGCAGACTGTCCCGAGTATTGACGTCGAGCAGGTTAGCGATGTAGTCGCCCTCCTTGACGCCGGAAGCATTCCGTTCGCCGCCGGAGCGGGTGAAGGATAGCATAGTTGTCCGCTTGATATAGCCGTCCCCCGACAGCGCAACAAGCACATCCTCCGCGTTGACCAGCGCCTCAATGCTGACCTTGAGTTCCTCCACTTCCTCCTGAATGGCGGACCGGCGGTCGATCCCGTATTTATCGCGGATCTCCATCAGTTCCTTACGGATGACGCCGATCAGCTTCTTGTCGCTCTCCAGAATGCTGCGCAACGCAGCAATTTTCTTCTGCGTCTCCTCCAGTTCCTTCTCCAGCGTCTTGATCTCCAGATTCGTCAGGCGGTACAGCTGGAGAGTCAGGATCGAATCGGCTTGTCTTTCGCTGAAGCCGAACATCCAGACCAGATTGTTCTGGGCGTCCTGACGATTCTTGGACGCTTTGATGGCGGCGATTACTTCATCCAGAATATTGAGGGCCTTGACCAGTCCTTCCAGTACATGTGCCCGATCCTCCGCCCGCTCCAGATCGAACTGGGTACGATGCGTAACGACTTCACGCTGATGGGCAATGTAAGCTTCAAGGATAGCCTTAAG is a genomic window of Paenibacillus durus ATCC 35681 containing:
- the gyrA gene encoding DNA gyrase subunit A, with protein sequence MSSLSEQFLPAFLEEVVGDRFGRYSKYIIQDRAIPDVRDGLKPVQRRILYAMYDSGNTPDKPYRKSAKTVGDVMGNYHPHGDSSIYEGMVRMAQPWKMGHVLVDGHGNWGSMDDDPAAAMRYTEARLSPIAMEMLRDIEKRTVLFKDNFDNTAKEPVVLPSRYPNLLVNGTSGISAGFATEIPPHNLRETIDASIAVMQKPEIELEEIMTFMKGPDFPTGGLIMGGDGIMDAYRTGKGRIYLRSKTEIENLRGGKQQIVITEIPFQVVKSRLVTAMENIRLEKKVEGIAEVRDESGREGLRIVVELKKDADAQGILAYLLKKTDLQITYNFNMVAIVNKAPQQLGLKAILEAYIAHQREVVTHRTQFDLERAEDRAHVLEGLVKALNILDEVIAAIKASKNRQDAQNNLVWMFGFSERQADSILTLQLYRLTNLEIKTLEKELEETQKKIAALRSILESDKKLIGVIRKELMEIRDKYGIDRRSAIQEEVEELKVSIEALVNAEDVLVALSGDGYIKRTTMLSFTRSGGERNASGVKEGDYIANLLDVNTRDSLLVFTRKGQYFLLPVHQIPEFKWKDPGTAIVNVISLGKGDSIAGMIPVSNFEEAGQSLFFVTRKGQVKRTELKEYSTSRSGPVAACKVGAEDEVLTVMLSSGDKDLMLVTKEGMSIRFRESEVNPMGRVAAGVKGIQLREGDEVVSCFRVSDDEGEVLVVTELGYGKRSLLLDYMPQSRGGKGLPTFEFKEGKRVRPNGSRIIGAFYCREPFELTAITREGALHPFSSEAAPIADRRSTGKLLVPLEKKDEIISVQISVN